Proteins encoded together in one Prunus dulcis chromosome 3, ALMONDv2, whole genome shotgun sequence window:
- the LOC117623454 gene encoding uncharacterized protein LOC117623454: protein MADTTEDEQETPPPRSYYMMFLTTMSKRRTWVCLFVLVYAILLTSLWNFLKSILSWYELQAQPSSSSYGWPALYASVLLGAVFGLLSMFAALAVVVPATLVTWITIVVMLAFFGKPRSTLVVEGRKITREIFGIVIRILLKEGNLVAAACAVLGYFALFRRSSEVIE from the coding sequence ATGGCAGATACAACAGAAGATGAGCAAGAAACACCGCCGCCGCGATCATATTACATGATGTTTTTAACAACTATGAGCAAAAGGAGAACATGGGTATGTCTATTTGTGTTAGTTTATGCCATCCTTTTAACTTCTTTATGGAATTTCCTCAAATCCATACTGTCTTGGTATGAATTGCAAGCCCAACCTTCTTCCTCATCATATGGGTGGCCTGCCCTTTATGCCTCGGTGCTTCTTGGGGCAGTTTTTGGGCTGCTTTCCATGTTTGCAGCTCTTGCAGTCGTGGTGCCTGCCACTTTGGTCACCTGGATCACTATTGTGGTCATGCTGGCCTTCTTTGGGAAGCCTAGGAGTACTTTGGTTGTGGAGGGGAGGAAGATTACAAGAGAGATTTTTGGGATTGTGATCAGGATTTTGTTGAAGGAAGGCAATTTGGTGGCTGCTGCTTGTGCTGTTTTGGGGTATTTTGCGCTTTTTAGGAGGAGTTCTGAGGTGATCGAATGA